One Dermacentor silvarum isolate Dsil-2018 chromosome 10, BIME_Dsil_1.4, whole genome shotgun sequence genomic window carries:
- the LOC119465924 gene encoding NADH dehydrogenase [ubiquinone] 1 alpha subcomplex subunit 5 has product MAGVLKKTTGLTGLAVCKNPHHELTIVYNKILRALAKLPESAAYRRYTEQIVNERLSLVQSEKDIVQLEKRIGAGQIEQVIKQAEGELVLARRMLNWKPWEPLIAKSPAGQWSWPPK; this is encoded by the exons ATGGCTGGCGTGCTAAAGAAG acgACCGGGCTGACGGGACTAGCAGTATGCAAGAACCCGCACCAC GAGCTGACCATAGTCTACAATAAAATCCTGCGGGCACTTGCGAAGTTGCCGGAAAGCGCGGCTTACAGACGCTACACGGAACAGATCGTGAACGAGCGTCTCTCACTGGTTCAAAGC GAAAAGGACATCGTGCAACTGGAAAAGCGCATTGGTGCAGGACAGATTGAACAAGTGATAAAGCAG GCTGAAGGTGAGCTGGTGCTGGCAAGGCGGATGCTAAATTGGAAGCCATGGGAGCCCCTGATTGCAAAGTCGCCTGCTGGCCAGTGGAGCTGGCCAcccaagtga